From the genome of Amycolatopsis sp. NBC_01488, one region includes:
- a CDS encoding carbon-nitrogen hydrolase family protein, with protein sequence MQETVRVAAVQAESAWLDLAAGVDKVVGLIGAAAAGGARLVAFPETFLPGYPWWIWLDSPAAGMAFVPRYAANSMTRDGAELDRIRRAAAEHRIHVVFGFSERAGGSLYMAQAFVADTGELISVRRKLKPTHVERAVFGEGDGSDLQVHDTPLGRLGALNCWEHLQPLTKYAMYSQGEEIHVAAWPSFSVYRGAARALGPEVNTAASLMYAVEGGTFVVAPCGVIGPAALELFCDTDLKRQLLQPGGGFARIYGPEGSPLAEPLAETDEGILYADLDPALIAIAKSAADPVGHYARPDVLRLLVNRNPAPAVVEMPAEELPAALEFAPIA encoded by the coding sequence ATGCAGGAAACCGTGCGCGTGGCGGCCGTCCAGGCCGAGTCGGCCTGGCTGGATCTGGCCGCCGGTGTCGACAAGGTCGTCGGCCTGATCGGTGCGGCCGCCGCGGGTGGTGCCCGCCTGGTGGCGTTTCCCGAGACCTTCCTCCCCGGCTACCCGTGGTGGATCTGGCTCGACTCGCCCGCGGCCGGGATGGCGTTCGTCCCGCGGTACGCCGCGAACTCGATGACCCGCGACGGCGCCGAGCTGGACCGCATCCGCCGGGCCGCCGCCGAGCACCGGATCCACGTCGTCTTCGGGTTCAGCGAACGGGCCGGCGGCAGCCTCTACATGGCGCAGGCGTTCGTCGCCGACACCGGGGAGCTGATCTCGGTGCGCCGCAAGCTCAAGCCCACCCACGTCGAGCGCGCGGTGTTCGGCGAAGGCGACGGCAGCGACCTGCAGGTCCACGACACCCCGCTCGGCCGGCTCGGCGCGCTGAACTGCTGGGAGCACCTCCAGCCGCTGACCAAATACGCGATGTACAGCCAGGGCGAGGAAATCCACGTCGCCGCGTGGCCCAGCTTCTCGGTCTACCGCGGGGCCGCGCGGGCACTGGGCCCGGAGGTCAACACCGCGGCCAGCCTGATGTACGCGGTCGAAGGCGGGACGTTCGTCGTCGCGCCCTGCGGCGTGATCGGCCCGGCCGCGCTCGAGCTGTTCTGCGACACCGACCTCAAGCGGCAGCTGCTCCAGCCCGGTGGCGGCTTCGCCCGCATCTACGGCCCCGAAGGCTCGCCGCTGGCCGAGCCGTTGGCGGAGACGGACGAAGGCATCCTCTACGCCGACCTCGATCCCGCGCTGATCGCGATCGCCAAGTCGGCCGCGGACCCCGTCGGCCACTACGCCCGCCCGGACGTGCTGCGGCTGCTCGTCAACCGCAACCCCGCGCCCGCGGTCGTCGAGATGCCCGCGGAGGAGCTGCCGGCGGCCCTCGAGTTCGCACCGATCGCCTGA
- a CDS encoding N(5)-(carboxyethyl)ornithine synthase, with amino-acid sequence MHQLSLGVIARSRKENERRLPIHPHHLDRIDADLRKTIYLEHGYGEPFGVPDEHLKGVVAGLRTREQLIAECDVVLLAKPLREDVAELRPGQVLWGWPHCVQDVELTQLAIDRRLTVIAFEAMNHWRRDGSFGLHVFHKNNELAGYCSVLHALQLIGSTGDYGRRLRAVVIGFGATARGSVTALNAHGIHDVDVLTARGLSAVGSPIHSATMVHIDHDANNPGDLRRSHAVTGHGRVPLAGFLAEHDIVVNCVLQDTAAPLTFLIEDDLAAFAPGSLIVDVSCDEGMGFSWARPTTFTRPTFPVGDGVTYYAVDHSPSYLWNSATWEISEALLPHLRPVLSGHSTWDGHETVRRAVEIRDGTIRNPAILSFQHRAPEYPHRRR; translated from the coding sequence GTGCACCAGCTCAGTCTCGGCGTCATCGCGCGTTCACGGAAAGAGAACGAACGGCGGTTGCCGATCCACCCGCACCACCTCGACCGGATCGACGCCGACCTCCGGAAGACCATCTACCTCGAACACGGCTACGGCGAACCCTTCGGCGTGCCCGACGAGCACTTGAAAGGCGTCGTCGCGGGACTGCGCACGCGCGAGCAGCTCATCGCCGAGTGCGACGTCGTCCTGCTGGCCAAGCCGCTCCGCGAGGACGTCGCCGAGCTGCGGCCCGGCCAGGTGCTGTGGGGCTGGCCGCACTGCGTGCAGGACGTCGAGCTGACCCAGCTGGCCATCGACCGGCGGCTGACCGTCATCGCCTTCGAGGCGATGAACCACTGGCGGCGCGACGGCTCGTTCGGCCTGCACGTCTTCCACAAGAACAACGAGCTGGCCGGCTACTGCTCGGTGCTGCACGCCCTGCAGCTGATCGGCTCGACCGGCGACTACGGCCGCCGGCTGCGGGCCGTGGTGATCGGCTTCGGCGCGACGGCGCGCGGTTCGGTGACCGCGCTGAACGCGCACGGGATCCACGACGTCGACGTCCTCACCGCGCGTGGTCTCAGCGCGGTCGGCTCGCCGATCCACTCCGCGACGATGGTGCACATCGACCACGACGCGAACAACCCGGGCGATCTGCGCCGCAGCCACGCGGTCACCGGCCACGGCCGGGTACCGCTGGCCGGGTTCCTCGCCGAGCACGACATCGTGGTCAACTGCGTGCTGCAGGACACCGCCGCCCCGCTGACCTTCCTCATCGAGGACGACCTCGCCGCCTTCGCCCCGGGGAGCCTCATCGTCGACGTCTCCTGCGACGAAGGCATGGGCTTCAGCTGGGCCCGGCCCACGACGTTCACCCGGCCGACCTTCCCGGTCGGCGACGGCGTCACCTACTACGCCGTCGATCACAGCCCCTCCTACCTGTGGAACTCGGCGACCTGGGAGATCAGCGAAGCCCTCCTGCCCCACCTGCGGCCGGTCCTTTCCGGACACTCCACATGGGACGGACACGAAACCGTCCGGCGCGCCGTGGAGATCCGGGACGGCACGATCCGCAACCCGGCGATCCTGTCCTTCCAGCACCGCGCACCGGAATACCCGCACCGGCGCCGCTGA
- a CDS encoding phenylacetaldoxime dehydratase family protein, with protein MESAIPPHLVTDRTAAPGPRPGWQPPYPSFVARFAPSVTQVAMAYFGVQYPSDDEPAFVRTALADLDAACADADGPGHVDRAGYVDEAGFRTVVTIAYWDDVARHERWFAEARPMWLRGNGFFVEVVRPSASRFETLFSNDRIEGVAHLADTLSGEVREHAYWGGARDRVPLGQRDPLDPGGPSPVVEDGERRVVRGQHNLCLIRSGQDWTGTDGDERRMYLEEVEPVLRAGMDFLRDHGRAIGCYANRYLRLIGADGGFLDKSFGMSWWRGLADLDRWAKDHPTHKAIFGQAMKYLSALGPAARLRLYHEVTVAAADEQYFEYVGCHPGTGMLGAVALDEAVRR; from the coding sequence ATGGAATCGGCGATCCCCCCGCACCTGGTGACGGACCGGACCGCGGCGCCCGGGCCGCGGCCGGGCTGGCAGCCGCCCTATCCGTCCTTTGTGGCCCGCTTCGCGCCTTCGGTGACGCAGGTGGCCATGGCCTACTTCGGCGTGCAGTACCCGTCGGACGACGAACCGGCGTTCGTCCGCACCGCGCTGGCCGACCTCGACGCGGCCTGCGCGGACGCGGACGGGCCCGGTCACGTCGACCGCGCCGGGTACGTCGACGAGGCCGGCTTCCGCACGGTCGTCACCATCGCCTACTGGGACGATGTCGCCCGGCACGAGCGCTGGTTCGCCGAGGCGCGGCCGATGTGGTTGCGCGGCAACGGGTTCTTCGTCGAGGTCGTGCGTCCGTCGGCGTCGCGGTTCGAGACGCTCTTCTCGAACGACCGCATCGAGGGCGTCGCCCACCTCGCGGACACCCTCAGCGGCGAGGTGCGCGAGCACGCGTACTGGGGCGGCGCGCGTGACCGCGTTCCGCTCGGTCAACGCGATCCGCTCGATCCCGGCGGTCCGTCGCCCGTCGTCGAGGACGGCGAGCGCCGGGTGGTGCGCGGGCAGCACAACCTGTGCCTGATCCGCTCGGGCCAGGACTGGACCGGCACCGACGGCGACGAACGCCGGATGTACCTCGAGGAGGTCGAGCCGGTCCTGCGTGCGGGCATGGACTTCCTGCGCGATCACGGGCGCGCGATCGGCTGCTACGCCAACCGGTACCTGCGGCTGATCGGTGCCGACGGCGGCTTCCTCGACAAGAGCTTCGGCATGAGCTGGTGGCGCGGCCTCGCCGACCTCGACCGGTGGGCGAAGGACCACCCGACCCACAAGGCGATCTTCGGCCAGGCGATGAAGTACCTGTCGGCGCTCGGCCCCGCGGCCCGGCTGCGCCTCTACCACGAGGTGACGGTGGCTGCCGCCGACGAGCAGTACTTCGAGTACGTCGGCTGCCACCCGGGCACCGGCATGCTGGGCGCGGTGGCTCTCGACGAGGCCGTGCGGCGGTGA
- a CDS encoding FAD-dependent oxidoreductase yields the protein MRLGKTAVVLGGSAAGLCSAGALAPYFDEVLVLERDELPAEAEHRRGVPQSKHPHFLLNSGRRAIGELFAGFEADLIAAGGLHLMPSMDAAYLDGEGWSARKRSAMTMVYSSRILIERVLRDKVRELPNVVIREGVTVTGLTTRDGGITGVGTDGGHLDADFVVDALGRGSSVSAWLVAAGWPEPEVRTLDAKVTYTSRWYDLPAPRPATWWWRHLVIMPTPDKGEHPAEHEYLVNFFPVEGNRVIACMGSWGLDMPRTTDAFVETARRVRTPMFAAAMDRCEPTSEVHLTRSTGNKWRRYDRLRTPPKGLVFVGDSICAFNPFYAQGISSAAGSALLLRDHLARAERLGTQFAANFLKAQRKLLNVPWRLAMARDQGYECAEGTEKPREWKRRILAAVSAPAFSLVVGAAREDDVVDEHFAKVFNLDESLGDMLRNPRVIAGLVRYRVRAALGRHRVPFDFDAQAEPPATDYSTATAR from the coding sequence ATGCGGCTCGGCAAGACCGCCGTCGTCCTGGGTGGCAGCGCCGCCGGGCTGTGCTCCGCCGGCGCGCTCGCCCCGTACTTCGACGAGGTCCTCGTGCTGGAGCGCGACGAGCTGCCCGCCGAGGCCGAGCACCGCCGCGGCGTGCCGCAGAGCAAGCACCCGCACTTCCTCCTCAACTCCGGGCGACGCGCGATCGGGGAACTGTTCGCCGGCTTCGAAGCCGACCTCATCGCCGCCGGGGGCCTGCACCTGATGCCGTCGATGGACGCGGCCTACCTCGACGGCGAAGGCTGGTCGGCCCGCAAGCGCAGCGCGATGACCATGGTCTACAGCTCGCGGATCCTCATCGAGCGCGTGCTGCGCGACAAGGTGCGCGAGCTGCCGAACGTCGTCATCCGCGAAGGGGTGACGGTGACCGGCCTGACCACGCGCGACGGCGGGATCACCGGTGTCGGCACCGACGGCGGGCACCTCGACGCCGACTTCGTCGTGGACGCACTGGGCCGTGGCTCCTCCGTCAGCGCCTGGCTGGTCGCGGCCGGCTGGCCCGAGCCCGAGGTGCGGACGCTCGACGCCAAGGTCACCTACACCTCGCGCTGGTACGACCTGCCCGCGCCGCGGCCCGCGACCTGGTGGTGGCGCCACCTGGTGATCATGCCGACGCCGGACAAGGGCGAGCACCCCGCCGAACACGAGTACCTGGTCAACTTCTTCCCCGTCGAGGGCAACCGCGTCATCGCCTGCATGGGCTCGTGGGGCCTGGACATGCCGCGCACGACCGACGCGTTCGTCGAGACGGCCCGCCGGGTGCGGACGCCGATGTTCGCCGCCGCGATGGACCGGTGCGAGCCCACCTCGGAAGTCCACCTGACCCGCTCGACCGGCAACAAGTGGCGCCGGTACGACCGCCTGCGCACCCCGCCGAAGGGGCTGGTGTTCGTCGGCGACTCGATCTGCGCGTTCAACCCGTTCTACGCCCAGGGCATCAGCTCCGCGGCGGGATCGGCTCTGCTGCTACGCGACCACCTCGCCCGCGCGGAACGGCTCGGTACGCAGTTCGCCGCGAACTTCCTGAAGGCGCAACGCAAGCTGCTCAACGTCCCCTGGCGCCTGGCGATGGCCCGCGACCAGGGCTACGAATGCGCGGAGGGCACCGAGAAACCGCGCGAGTGGAAACGCCGGATCCTCGCGGCCGTCTCCGCGCCCGCGTTCAGCCTCGTCGTCGGGGCCGCGCGCGAGGACGACGTCGTCGACGAGCACTTCGCCAAGGTGTTCAACCTCGACGAGTCGCTGGGGGACATGCTGCGCAACCCGCGCGTCATCGCCGGGCTGGTGCGCTACCGCGTCCGCGCGGCACTGGGCCGGCACCGGGTGCCGTTCGACTTCGACGCCCAGGCGGAACCGCCCGCCACGGACTATTCGACGGCGACCGCGCGATGA